The Sinomonas sp. P10A9 genome contains the following window.
TTTGTGGACGACTACGCGACGTTCGCTGCGGGTGCAGCGCTCGGGGGGTCCGTCGTCGTCGGCCGGGCGGCCTATCTCGGGATGAACAGCAGCGTCCGGCAGCGCACCCGCGTCGGAGCGCGCGCGGTGATCGGGATGGGCGCGGCCGTGATCTCCGACATTCCCGACGGCCAGACGTGGGTTGGCGTCCCCGCCCGGCGGATGTCCCAGAGCCCGGACGACGCCCCCGAGGAGGAGTCATGACTGCGGAGGTACAGGCCAACCGCCTGCAGGCGCCCCCGCTGCCGGTGCCGTTCGTGGACCTCGCGGCGCAGCAGGCGGAGATCAGCGCGGACGTTGTCCCCGAGGTGCTGCGGGCCCTCGAGACGGGCGACTTCATCGGCGGGCCGCACGTCGCGGCATTCGAGGCGGAGTACGCCGAATTCGTCGGCACCCGCTCGTGCGTCGGGGTCGCGAACGGGACGGACGCGCTCGAGCTCGCGTTGCGCGCCGTCGGCGTCGGACCGGGCGGCGAGGTGATCCTGCCTGCGAACACCTTCGTTGCCACGGCCGAGGCGGTAGTTCGGGCCGGGGCGCGTCCGGTGCTGGTCGACGTCGACCCCGAGTCCCTCCTCATCGACACGAGCTTGGTGGGCCGGGCGGTGGGTCCTAAGACGCAGGCCATCGTCCCGGTCCACCTATATGGCCAGACTGCGCCCGTGGAGGAACTGGTGCCGATCGCGCTCGACGCCGGGGTAGCCGTGGTCGAGGACGCCGCCCAGGCGCAGGGCGCGCGCCGGTACGGCCGTGCCGCGGGGTCCCTCGGCGATATCGCCGCGACGAGCTTCTACCCGGGCAAGAATCTCGGCGCCGCGGGCGACGCTGGCGCTGTCACCACTGACGACTGCTCGCTCGCCGACCACGTGCGCCTTCTCGCGGCGCATGGGAGCCGGGTCAAGTACGTCCACGAGGTTGCCGGGTGGAACTCGCGGCTCGACGCCGTGCAGGCCGTGGTGCTGCGCGCCAAGCTTCGGCGCCTGGAGGTCTGGAACGCACGCCGCCGCGCGGCGGCTTCGCTCTACGGCTCGCTTCTCGAAGGGGTGCCCGGCCTAGTGGTGCCGCGTTCTCTGGACGGCAACGAGGACGTGTGGCACCTGTACGTGGTGAGGATCCTCGGGCCGGGGCGGCGCGAGCGGGTGCAGGCGGCGCTCGCCGCCGCAGGGATCGGTTCGGGCATCCACTATCCGACGCCCGTTCACCTCACCCCAGCCTTCCGATTCCTCGGCTACCGGGCCGGCAATTTCCCGGTAGCCGAGGCCGCCGCCGGGCAGATCCTTTCGCTGCCGATGTTCCCGCACATCACGCCGGAGCAGGTGGCGCGGGTCGCGGACGCGCTGCAGGGGGCGGTGGGGTGATGGGGAGGAGGGTGAGGTGGAAGCAGCGGAGGACGAGCGTCAGCGTTGGTTCCGGAGCCGTGTGGAGCGGGTTGAACACCATCGTCATGAAGGCCTCCAACATTGCGGTCACCGTGGTCGTAGTCCGGCTCGTCTCACCCCATGACTTCGGTGTCTTCACCGCCGCGCTTGTCGCCGGCACGATCGCAACGGCGATCTGCGAGCTCGGCGTCGCGTCCACCCTCATCCGCCGGGATCTAGACCTCGGCCGACTTGCGCCGACCGTCGTGGCGATCGCGTGGGTTTGGGCTGTCCTCCTCGCCGTGGTCATGGCCTCCGCCGCCGAACCCATCGGGATCGTTCTGGGGAGTTCCGAGGCCGCCGAGCCCATCCGGGTGCTCGCGCTGGGCGTTGCGCTTTCCGGATTCTCAGCGGTGCCTGGTTCATTGCTCGCTCGTGGATTCAAGCAAGGGTCGCTGTTCCTCGCGAGTGCTCTGGCCTTCGTTCCGTCCAGCGCGCTCCTGCTCTTCCTCGCGTCGGGCGGCGCCGGGGCGATGGCCTTCGCATGGTCGAAAGTCGTCGGCGGCCTGGTCTCGGCGACAGCGATGGCCATCTTCGCGAGGAGATGGTTCTGGCCGAGATTCGACCGTGTCGCCTTCGCTGAAGTCCTGAGGATTGGAATCCCCTTGGCAGGAGCGAATCTCATCGGCTACGTGCTGCTGAACGCCGATTTCGCCTTGGTTGGACACAGCCTCGGGCCCGCTCAGCTGGGGATCTACTCGGTCGCCTTCACCGTCTCGTCGCTGTCCGTCTCCGTGCTGTCCTCGGTGCTCAACTCAGTGGCGATGCCCGCGTTCTCCGAGCACGCGGGGGACCCGGCCGGGATACGTTCAAGCGTTGGGAAGTGGCTTCACGCGGTGTTTCTCATGGGGGCGCCGGTGTGTGGCCTCACCATGGCCTTCTCACATGAGATCATCTCAGTCCTCTACGGCACTTCCTGGGCTCCTGCCGCAGCCGTTGTCGGCATCCTCGCTCTCTATGGGATCCCCATGCTTGTCGAGCTCATGATGTCGAACCTTCTCGTCGCCCTGGGGAAGACAGGGACCGTCCTGCTGGTCCAAGGGGTGTGGCTGGTGGTACTGGGCCTCGCGATGGCCGTCGGGCTGCAGCTCGTTGGTCTCACGGGAGTCGCGTGGGCACACGTGGCGGTTCTGCTGGGCGTTGTCCTCCCGCTTCAAGTGGGACTGCTGACGAGGGCCTTGCCCCGGGTGCTCGCAGGCCTGTGGAAGCTTGCCATCCGCCCGATGGTCGCCACTGTTGCCGCCGCAGCGATCGGGACAGCCCTCGCGATTCCGATGCCTACCGACGCGTCGAGGCTGTTCGTGGGCGGTGCAGCCGCTGCTCTGGTCTACGCCGGCGGCCTCCGCCGCGAGTGGGCGGTGTACCTTCCCGCGCTGCGTCCCGGGCGCTCCGCCCTTCGAGAGGAAGCCTGATGCAGAAACTGAGAGCGCGTCCGCTGAACGGCCGACCCGTCGTCTCCGTGGTCATACCCTGCTACAACTACGGCGCATTCTTGCCGATGGCCGTCGACAGCGTGCTCGGTCAACCCGGAGTAGACGTAGAAGTCATCGTTGTGGACGACGCATCCTCGGATGGAAGCGGAGAGGTGGCTCGCTCCCTGGCACGACACCGGCGACAGGTGACGGCGGTGGTCCATGAAGTCAATATGGGCCACATCGCCACCTACAACGACGGATTGGCACGCTGCACCGGTGACTATGTCGCGCTCCTCTCCGCTGACGATCTGCTCGCACCCGGATCATTGGCCCGCGCAGGTGCCGTGTTCGAGAGATTCCCCGGGGTGGGCCTCGTGTACGGCCATGCCCCGTCCTTCGAACGGGAACCGCCCCGGATGAGCGGGCGCGGCCCTGTCACGTGGTCGGTCTGGGCCGGGCACGAGTGGACATGGCGGGTATGCGCCGGGGGCGTCAACGTCATCAGCAACCCCGAGGCTGTCGTGAGACGGGCCGTGATCGAGGCGATCGGAGGATACGAACGATTGCTGCCGCATACGGCCGACCTCCACTTCTGGCTGCGCGCCGCATCCGTCTCTGACGTGGCCAGGGTGAACGGACGGCATCAGGGCTACTACAGGATCCACGGCCAGAATATGCATTTCGAGTCTGATGATGTCCAGGACCTCATGGAGCGGTCTTCCATGTTCGAGTTCCTGTATGCGCCACGGAATCCCGGAACGTCCCGGGCGGCGGAACTCTACGCGGCTTCGCGCCGAGCGATCGCGTCCGAGGCCCTCCTCCGGGCCGCGCGGGAGTACGATCACGGTCGGGGACATGGCATCGTCGCTGGGCGCTTCTGCTCGCTCGCGGCCGATCAGGGAGTCGATCTGAGCGTCCTTCCCGCGTGGGAGGTCCTCCGGAAGGAGAAGAGGCGCACCGGTCTCGGCCCAGCTGGCCGCGTGCTCTCCCTCGCATCCCGCGCAGGACGCCGAGTGAAGTACCACGTTCAGTATGAGCGCTGGCGGCGTACAGGAGTGTGGTCCTCGTGATCTCGCAGCGGGCGGCCGGCGGTGATCTCGTGGTCCTGTCTGCTGCAAATCGTTGGGACGGCATCCGCTTGGCTGACCAGCAGTTGGCGGTCGGACTCTCAAAGCTGGTGCCGGTCATGTACGTTGATCCGCCGGAATCACCGGCCGTGAGGGTCCGATCCGGGGGCTGGCGCGCGATCGCCCGCCGAGAGCGAGTTCGATGGCTCAGCCCCACCCTCCTGCGCTTCACACCGGAGGGCATGCTCGGGGTGTCGAGGCCGAGGATAAGGGACGTGAATGCAGTATGGTCTGCGCACCAGGTTCGCCGCGTCGTCGCCGGCCTCGGGGCCAGGGTCGTCGCGTCCCTTGAAGCGAATGTCCTCAGTCCCATCTCGGGGCGGATCGGCGAGGAGCTCAGGGTCTACTGGGCCCAGGACGATTTCGCCGGCATCGCTGCCCTGATAGGCGGCAGCGCTGAAGCGTACGCGCGCGCAGATGCGAGCCTTGCACGGGCCGCCGACATCGTGATCGCCGCGAACCCGCATGTTGCGGGTGAGCATGAAGCCAAGGGCGCCCGGCCCCGGACGATCCCCTTCGGATGCGACGCAGATCACTTCGCTGCTGCCGCGGATTGCGCTCCGGCCCGGGACGTCATCCGACGTCGTCCGCTCGCAGTGTTCATGGGTCACCTAGGAGACCGGATCGACGTGACGCTTCTCGAACGCCTCGTGCACGATGGTGTCGGCCTGCTTCTGGTCGGGCCGCGGCACTTCCGCGCCGACTTTGCGCGGTTCGACGCCCTCCTCGCGCATCCGAGCGTTCAATGGGTCGGAGAGCAGGCGTTCGATTCTCTGCCAGGCTACCTAGCGTGTGCCGATGTCGGCCTGGTGCCCTACAACCACTCTCGCTTCAACATCGGCAGCTTCCCGCTCAAGACGCTCGAGTACCTCGCAGCGGGTCTGCCCGTCGTCTCGACGTCGCTGCCCGGTGTCGAGTGGATTGGCTCCGAGGACATCACCTTCGCCGATGACCCGCAGAGTTTCTCATCCGCCGTCCGGAGCGTGGCGTCGGCCGGCAGGAGTGCCGCAACCGACCGTCGTCGGCGTGAGCTTGCGGCCAGACACAGCTGGGATGCCAGAGCACGCGATTTCGCATGCGTCATGGGCATCACGCAAGCCGCTCGCCACGACGGGGGCGCTCTGCGGAGGCCCCTCGGAAGGGTGGGAGAACCGTGAGGCTGAGAACCGTTCTAAGGGCTCTGCTGCGCAGATGGTATGCGGTCATTGCAGGGCTTCTGGGTGTGGCAGGTTTGTGCGCCTACCTCTACGGCGTGGTCCCTGCGGACTACAAGACCTCCGGATCCGTGGTCCTCCTTCCCTCCTCCGAGGCGGTAGGTCCCGGCGGGAACCCGTACTTGTACCTCAACGGGCTCGGGCAGGCGATGGACGTGCTTACTCGCAGGCTTTCGGCACCTGATGCGGTTGAGCGCCTCACCCAAGGACATCCGATGGCGTCCTATGTTGCAGCAGCCGACATCACCTCAGGCAGCTCCATCCTTGTTGTTGCGGTCAAGAGCAGGTCGGCGAACGAAAGTGCCGATTTGGTCCAGGCCATCCTCGCTGACGTTCCGTCCGAGCTCGCCTCGATGCAGGACGAGCTCAGGGTCCCTGCACAGTCCCGTATCTCCTCAGTGAGAGTCGCGCCGCCGCCGGCTCCGGTGATCGATTCGAAAACACGGATCCAAGCCGTAGCCGCTGCGGGCGTGGGGAGTCTCCTTGCGCTTGTGCTCCTCATCGCGATGCTTGACAGTCTGCTGTTGCGGTATGCACGACGTCGGTCCGCACGGGCGCGCATCGAACCGACCGGCGCGGGCACGGGTGGGACGGTACCCCTCTCGACCGACGCCCTTGTGCTCGTTCCTGTGCCGGCGGGCGAGGCCCGGATCGAGGAGGAGATGCGGGGCCTGGAACCCAATACTGCCCCGCGGAGGCGAGATCGGCGGGCATTCGGTGTCCAGCGCTGACGTTCTCATGTCTCTCAGGCGCCGCTGGTACGTAGCGCTCGTTGGCCTCATGCTGACGACCGTGGGGTGGCTGGTGCTCTCACCAGGACAGCACGTCTACTCGGCGCGTGTCACTGTGACGTTCCTTCCGCCGGGTCAAGGGCCCGTCTCCCAGTCGGATGACTCCAAGATCCCCACCCTCGTCAACTTCGCCGCCATGGTGCGCCTGGCCTTGCCGTCAGACACGGGAAGCGCCGCAGACCGTGAATCCTTCGGGGGCTCGCTCGTCGGCGCAGGAGTCAGGAAGGGCTTCGCGGTTCTGCTTCCCAATGCAGGAGGCCAATGGTCCAAGTGGTACAACCAGCCTGTACTCAGCGTTGAGGCCGTCGATGCTACGCCGCAGGACGCCGAGAGCCAGGTGCGCCAGCTCACGGGCCAGATCGTCGAGGCCTCGGCTGATCTCCAGACGAGACTCCAGATCCCCCCCGCGTCGCGGGTGACAACCTCATTGAGTGCGGTCGAAGTGGTCGATGGCGGAGTGAGGCCGTCCACGCGGGCGCGGGGTGCCTCGGGCCTGATGGGGCTGGGGGCATTTCTCTCTGTTCTGGGCGCTGTGTCCGTCGACCGGTGTGCGCGGTGGGCGGCCATTCGCCGGCTCGCGAGATCACCGATCCCCTCGACCTCCAACCTCACGGGCGCGAGGCGATGAACATGCGCGGTTTCGCAGCACTGCGTCAGCACCTCGATGCGGTGAGCATGCTCACCCTGTTCCTCCTTGCGTGCGCCGTGCCCTCCTATCTGTCGTTCACCGTGATCGGGTCAGTCGGCAGGCCCAGCGTCCTCGTATGCCTGCTCATGTTCGCATGGTGGCTCGCCCATCAGCTTCAGCGGCCGTTTGCCGGCCACATCGAGCTGCAACCGGTGCGTTGGATGCTCCTGCCTTTCGTCGGTGTTGTTCTTGCAAGCTACATCGGCGCGATGTTCAGGGGCCTCCCGGAGGCGGAGGTGAGCCCTGCGGACAACGGGCTGCTCAGGGTCCTTGCGTGGTGTGGCCTCTTCCTCGTTGCCCATGATGGTCTGCGTACGTGGGAGCACATTGTCGTGTTGGTTCGGCGCGTCGCGTTGGCGGGTGGCCTGATGGCGCTCTTGGGCCTTCTGCAGTTTGGGACGAAGAGATCGCTCCTGTCGTGGCTGGTCATCCCGTGGATGAGCGGTGACTACGGTGGGGTCGATCAGCGGGCGGGATTCGTCCGCGCCGCAGGCACGGCTACGCACCCCTTAGAGTATGGTGCGGTTCTCTCCATCACCCTGCCGCTCGCGGTCGCGCTTGCTGTAGCGGATACAAAGCGCGGTCCCGTCCTGCGCTGGGGACCCGCCGTCCTCATCGCCAGCGCATCAATTCTCTCGGTGTCGCGCTCAGCGCTCATCGCCGTGGTCATTGCCACTGCGGTGCTCGCGGCGTCCTGGACGGCGAGGCAGCGTGTGATCGTTGCCGGAGTGGGAACAGGCCTCTTCGCTGCCGTCTATTTCCTGGTCCCGGGGATGGCCGGAACAATTGTCGGGATGTTCAGCGGTGCAGCCGACGACTCAAGCGTGGCATCGCGTGTCAATGGGTATGACGTCGCGTTCGGGATGGTCCAGCGGCTTCCACTCTTCGGGCGTGGGTTCGGCACCTTGATGCCGAGCTATGTGTACTTGGACAACCAGTACATCGGCGTCGTCGTGGAGCTGGGCCTCTTCGGCCTTGCAGCCGTGCTGGCCTTGATCATCGCAGGAATTGTGACGCCGTGGCGGGCG
Protein-coding sequences here:
- a CDS encoding oligosaccharide flippase family protein, whose translation is MGRRVRWKQRRTSVSVGSGAVWSGLNTIVMKASNIAVTVVVVRLVSPHDFGVFTAALVAGTIATAICELGVASTLIRRDLDLGRLAPTVVAIAWVWAVLLAVVMASAAEPIGIVLGSSEAAEPIRVLALGVALSGFSAVPGSLLARGFKQGSLFLASALAFVPSSALLLFLASGGAGAMAFAWSKVVGGLVSATAMAIFARRWFWPRFDRVAFAEVLRIGIPLAGANLIGYVLLNADFALVGHSLGPAQLGIYSVAFTVSSLSVSVLSSVLNSVAMPAFSEHAGDPAGIRSSVGKWLHAVFLMGAPVCGLTMAFSHEIISVLYGTSWAPAAAVVGILALYGIPMLVELMMSNLLVALGKTGTVLLVQGVWLVVLGLAMAVGLQLVGLTGVAWAHVAVLLGVVLPLQVGLLTRALPRVLAGLWKLAIRPMVATVAAAAIGTALAIPMPTDASRLFVGGAAAALVYAGGLRREWAVYLPALRPGRSALREEA
- a CDS encoding glycosyltransferase, which codes for MNAVWSAHQVRRVVAGLGARVVASLEANVLSPISGRIGEELRVYWAQDDFAGIAALIGGSAEAYARADASLARAADIVIAANPHVAGEHEAKGARPRTIPFGCDADHFAAAADCAPARDVIRRRPLAVFMGHLGDRIDVTLLERLVHDGVGLLLVGPRHFRADFARFDALLAHPSVQWVGEQAFDSLPGYLACADVGLVPYNHSRFNIGSFPLKTLEYLAAGLPVVSTSLPGVEWIGSEDITFADDPQSFSSAVRSVASAGRSAATDRRRRELAARHSWDARARDFACVMGITQAARHDGGALRRPLGRVGEP
- a CDS encoding glycosyltransferase family 2 protein — translated: MQKLRARPLNGRPVVSVVIPCYNYGAFLPMAVDSVLGQPGVDVEVIVVDDASSDGSGEVARSLARHRRQVTAVVHEVNMGHIATYNDGLARCTGDYVALLSADDLLAPGSLARAGAVFERFPGVGLVYGHAPSFEREPPRMSGRGPVTWSVWAGHEWTWRVCAGGVNVISNPEAVVRRAVIEAIGGYERLLPHTADLHFWLRAASVSDVARVNGRHQGYYRIHGQNMHFESDDVQDLMERSSMFEFLYAPRNPGTSRAAELYAASRRAIASEALLRAAREYDHGRGHGIVAGRFCSLAADQGVDLSVLPAWEVLRKEKRRTGLGPAGRVLSLASRAGRRVKYHVQYERWRRTGVWSS
- a CDS encoding DegT/DnrJ/EryC1/StrS family aminotransferase — encoded protein: MTAEVQANRLQAPPLPVPFVDLAAQQAEISADVVPEVLRALETGDFIGGPHVAAFEAEYAEFVGTRSCVGVANGTDALELALRAVGVGPGGEVILPANTFVATAEAVVRAGARPVLVDVDPESLLIDTSLVGRAVGPKTQAIVPVHLYGQTAPVEELVPIALDAGVAVVEDAAQAQGARRYGRAAGSLGDIAATSFYPGKNLGAAGDAGAVTTDDCSLADHVRLLAAHGSRVKYVHEVAGWNSRLDAVQAVVLRAKLRRLEVWNARRRAAASLYGSLLEGVPGLVVPRSLDGNEDVWHLYVVRILGPGRRERVQAALAAAGIGSGIHYPTPVHLTPAFRFLGYRAGNFPVAEAAAGQILSLPMFPHITPEQVARVADALQGAVG
- a CDS encoding O-antigen ligase family protein, with the translated sequence MRGFAALRQHLDAVSMLTLFLLACAVPSYLSFTVIGSVGRPSVLVCLLMFAWWLAHQLQRPFAGHIELQPVRWMLLPFVGVVLASYIGAMFRGLPEAEVSPADNGLLRVLAWCGLFLVAHDGLRTWEHIVVLVRRVALAGGLMALLGLLQFGTKRSLLSWLVIPWMSGDYGGVDQRAGFVRAAGTATHPLEYGAVLSITLPLAVALAVADTKRGPVLRWGPAVLIASASILSVSRSALIAVVIATAVLAASWTARQRVIVAGVGTGLFAAVYFLVPGMAGTIVGMFSGAADDSSVASRVNGYDVAFGMVQRLPLFGRGFGTLMPSYVYLDNQYIGVVVELGLFGLAAVLALIIAGIVTPWRARRFSPDRLTEQIGAGVVASVSAGAVTLTFFDGLAFPLSSGFLFLVLGAAGAYRRISRAGRAWHAVGGSKAAAHPAEEMP